The Acipenser ruthenus chromosome 25, fAciRut3.2 maternal haplotype, whole genome shotgun sequence genome has a window encoding:
- the LOC117962699 gene encoding uncharacterized protein KIAA1522 homolog isoform X2: MGNAHHKKKAQQVKAKPFWNFGCNGKIKTAISKPDDDSQLTVHYKAVQHYQENVFLPGNRPQYLEDLHSEAQEGLKSLQQQENQSGNGLDHGDDQSVKSSRTLQPEDEGMFRDRARSVASESTRADTMSLRSELVRTGSTFKPPQTTKNRPAKEKRSRRTTIMGIPQHVQKELGIEKGRDSKRHKAHKKADVADPAQLVNGAEDVVVVPTIDGEVQQKHHKGARVHLQAIEAMHLSKEEKTDRMLKHHIRTVYKDDSVLDHSVAPRVSPMQRPKSLAVPGMTTHSYNEPHSPVMSMSPQATYLSKIIPNAILPSSVEVIEISRSKSRNSVRTVSKSSLVSASPGSTRSSLRFYNFNNSDLSSSSSSNWSHSQSSETIVSNSSTLSSGGTKTPNGEDKVSHEGKEVHRLAPDKMSINSWMSASSGMPQNANGFMMVKQRGDGRNASPAPSTSSTVEGSDTMSIQSDMSFSRNLSVTKMKRPPAPPRRTYSLHHKNKQRDLQGKAVTESQENQSPISETSSVRSDRLAYSADYSSPDVPRCSAAASPLTAVQMEAREAVLKEQQASSDVSPQKLPFPGNKFERTMSPSSGYSSQSGTPTFSPKGEISYPSSAGRKKAQPVKPERSCSRSSPAASISSSRTSLSSSVSEPVQHETLLAVSPLAQPPANPLPTKLKPASPVPRVSESVPPALAAVEYDEVFVIPPPPKVHAPSPPPPETWMLNKRTFDSLRSSTSQLATSGDDQQQLKKEPAPAQKEETHPVLKTVEPPVQTETLIVKKEVPPVFKKGFKPIQHETQPIVKKEVPPVFKKEYKPACVDSLFIIKKEVLPVFKKQTPPVIKKEVPPEQTETHPILKKETPPVVKKEPPPVQKKETLPVVKKETPPIVQKETPPVFKKETLPIVKSETPPLIKKEVPPVFKETIPVQEIPLVVKKESPPVIKREIQPEVKEDVHPVLKNETPPVQRKEVLPEQNIVQDVEPIPAVQASPSPPPSPPPAHLPPPPPTKKTPSESSASSPPPLPDPEVCQVLPAAEPLWPPPPPSLEEPVLFFTSQEESDFSFPPPPPPVDHISQTSIETLSTVELPAKSAGSEVVPTPPPENSSESTAILVTAVESSETTKPTFLLQRAQEIPAAPPLPTSNDKPKEPVATSGSPSLSITAQPTPQKPPEAPCPPPAPPLVNIKRQQSLINQEVKAKEPLSRTKSTPAPKEEASIPLVTPSLLQMVRLRSVNVGSYQPDEQPKSPVEENKPSPVNGITVSQTVPQKPVRKSLSFKSSPGTSSALPSMKLQEAIRMKTAAMSSKDMPPHSLSRPNLRASFTPTSPPSSDEHGQTSLRTPEEGGVLKSPASTASFIFSRSSKKVVIETSVSPEAQTDLKRNLVAELMSTSQKKTGKVPPPVAKKPTHIPSSPSSQGAPLSPLMKMAGPLNEQHAASPTQGEQRGSESSVAADSTPAPTGPAGTVQLAGQQAQPKEGIALKKGNHEAGVTER, encoded by the exons CAATTTCCAAGCCCGACGATGACAGTCAGCTGACTGTGCACTACAAGGCAGTCCAGCACTACCAGGAGAATGTGTTCCTCCCAGGAAACCGGCCACAGTACCTGGAGGATCTGCACAGCGAGGCCCAGGAGGGGCTCAAGTCCCTGCAGCAGCAAG AAAACCAGAGTGGGAATGGATTGGATCACGGTGACGATCAGAGCGTCAAA TCTTCCAGGACCTTGCAGCCAGAAGATGAAGGCATGTTCCGAGACAGGGCCAGGTCCGTGGCTTCAGAAAGCACTCGGGCAGACACAATGTCACTGCGATCAGAGCTGGTGCGGACAG GCTCAACTTTCAAACCACCCCAGACCACCAAGAACAGACCAGCAAAAGAGAAGAGAAGCAGAAGAACGACAATCATGGGAATACCGCAACACGTCCAGAAAGAACTGG ggaTAGAGAAAGGCAGGGACAGCAAGAGGCACAAAGCACACAAGAAAGCAGATGTTGCAGATCCTGCCCAGCTTGTTAACGGAGCGGAGGACGTTGTGGTTGTGCCTACCATAGACGGAGAGGTCCAGCAGAAACATCACAAGGGAGCCAGGGTCCACCTTCAGGCCATTGAAGCCATGCACCTGTCAAAGGAAGAGAAAACCGATCGGATGCTGAAGCATCACATCCGGACTGTTTATAAGGACGACTCCGTCTTGGATCATAGCGTTGCCCCCAGGGTATCTCCGATGCAAAGACCCAAGTCGCTGGCTGTTCCAGGAATGACCACACACAGCTACAACGAACCACACAGTCCTGTGATGTCCATGTCGCCCCAGGCCACATACTTGTCCAAGATCATCCCCAATGCCATACTGCCTTCTTCTGTGGAGGTCATCGAGATTAGCCGGAGCAAGAGCAGGAACAGCGTTCGCACAGTGAGCAAAAGCAGCCTGGTATCCGCCAGCCCGGGTTCGACCCGCTCCAGCCTCCGCTTTTACAACTTCAACAACAGCGATCtgtcctcctcctccagctccaACTGGAGCCACTCCCAGTCTTCAGAGACCATCGTGTCCAACAGCTCAACCCTCTCCTCTGGAGGGACCAAGACTCCAAATGGAGAAGATAAAGTGTCGCACGAAGGGAAGGAAGTCCACAGGCTGGCTCCTGATAAGATGAGCATCAACAGCTGGATGAGTGCTTCATCGGGGATGCCCCAGAACGCCAACGGTTTCATGATGGTGAAGCAAAGGGGTGATGGGAGAAACGCGTCTCCCGCACCCAGCACGAGTAGCACGGTGGAGGGATCGGACACCATGAGCATCCAGAGCGACATGTCCTTCAGCAGGAACTTATCAGTCACAAAGATGAAGAGGCCACCAGCTCCTCCAAGGAGAACCTACTCCCTGCACCACAAGAACAAACAGAGGGATCTGCAGGGCAAGGCAGTCACAGAGTCTCAGGAAAACCAGTCCCCAATCAGCGAAACTAGCAGCGTCCGCTCGGACAGGCTAGCCTACTCTGCTGACTACAGTTCCCCGGATGTACCTCGGTGTTCAGCGGCCGCAAGCCCACTGACAGCTGTGCAGATGGAGGCTAGAGAGGCCGTGCTGAAGGAGCAGCAGGCCTCCAGTGACGTCTCGCCCCAGAAACTTCCCTTCCCGGGGAACAAATTTGAGAGGACCATGTCGCCATCCAGTGGTTACTCCAGCCAAAGTGGCACCCCGACTTTCTCGCCCAAAGGGGAGATCAGTTACCCTTCCTCGGCAGGAAGGAAGAAAGCCCAGCCGGTGAAACCGGAGAGGTCCTGTTCTCGCTCTTCTCCGGCTGCGTCCATCTCTTCTTCACGGACGTCTTTGTCATCTTCAGTGTCGGAGCCTGTTCAGCACGAGACTCTGCTCGCAGTTTCTCCACTGGCCCAACCACCTGCTAACCCCCTGCCTACGAAGCTAAAACCTGCCTCACCAGTACCCCGGGTGAGTGAATCAGTACCTCCAGCCCTTGCTGCCGTCGAATACGATGAGGTGTTTGTCATACCACCACCCCCGAAAGTACATGCACCTTCCCCTCCTCCCCCGGAAACATGGATGCTTAATAAACGCACCTTTGATTCACTGCGCTCTTCCACTAGTCAGCTCGCTACCTCCGGGGACGACCAACAGCAGCTGAAGAAAGAGCCTGCCCCAGCACAGAAGGAGGAGACCCACCCTGTGCTGAAGACGGTGGAGCCGCCAGTGCAGACGGAGACACTGATTGTCAAAAAGGAGGTGCCACCAGTATTCAAGAAGGGGTTCAAACCAATACAGCATGAAACTCAACCTATAGTCAAAAAGGAGGTGCCACCAGTATTCAAAAAAGAGTATAAACCAGCATGCGTGGATTCTCTGTTTATAATCAAAAAAGAGGTCCTGCCAGTATTCAAGAAGCAGACTCCACCTGTGATAAAGAAGGAGGTGCCACCAGAACAGACGGAAACTCACCCAATACTCAAAAAGGAGACACCGCCTGTAGTCAAGAAAGAGCCTCCACCAGTGCAGAAGAAGGAGACTCTGCCTGTTGTCAAGAAGGAGACTCCCCCTATTGTCCAAAAGGAGACTCCACCAGTCTTCAAGAAGGAAACTCTGCCAATAGTCAAGAGTGAGACTCCACCTCTAATCAAAAAGGAGGTTCCaccagtgtttaaagaaacaaTACCAGTGCAGGAGATCCCACTAGTGGTGAAAAAGGAGAGTCCACCTGTAATCAAGAGAGAGATTCAACCTGAAGTCAAAGAGGATGTTCATCCAGTCCTCAAGAACGAGACTCCACCAGTGCAGAGGAAAGAGGTGCTGCCAGAACAAAACATAGTGCAGGATGTGGAGCCGATACCAGCTGTGCAGGCATCACCTtcacctcctccttctcctccacctgcccacctccctcctcctccacccacCAAGAAGACCCCTTCAGAGTCTTCAGCTTCATCTCCCCCACCCCTTCCGGATCCTGAAGTCTGCCAGGTTTTGCCGGCAGCAGAACCTTTGtggcctcctccacctccttctctgGAGGAGCCTGTGCTCTTCTTCACTTCCCAGGAAGAGTCTGACTTTTCCTTCCCACCACCGCCGCCTCCTGTGGATCACATCTCCCAGACATCAATAGAAACTTTGTCAACGGTGGAGCTACCAGCGAAATCAGCAGGTTCAGAAGTGGTCCCGACCCCACCTCCGGAGAACTCGTCTGAATCCACAGCCATTTTAGTGACTGCAGTAGAGTCTTCTGAAACCACAAAACCAACATTCCTACTACAAAGAGCTCAAGAGATTCCAGCTGCTCCTCCTTTGCCGACGTCCAATGACAAACCCAAAGAGCCTGTTGCAACATCTGGGAGTCCGTCTTTGTCCATCACAGCACAACCCACTCCGCAAAAGCCACCGGAAGCCCCCTGCCCTCCTCCTGCACCACCCCTTGTGAACATCAAAAGGCAACAGAGCCTGATAAACCAGGAGGTTAAGGCTAAAGAGCCACTCTCCAGGACCAAAAGCACACCTGCCCCCAAAGAAGAAGCCAGCATTCCCTTGGTCACACCTTCCCTCCTCCAGATGGTACGGCTCAGATCCGTGAACGTTGGCAGCTACCAGCCAGATGAACAGCCCAAGAGTCCAGTTGAGGAAAATAAGCCAAGTCCGGTGAACGGAATCACCGTAAGTCAGACCGTGCCGCAGAAACCTGTCCGCAAATCTCTGTCATTCAAATCTTCACCTGGAACATCATCAGCTTTGCCTTCGATGAAGCTTCAGGAGGCCATCCGCATGAAGACTGCGGCCATGTCCTCCAAGGACATGCCCCCGCATAGCCTATCGAGACCAAATCTACGTGCATCCTTCACTCCCACATCCCCTCCTAGCAGTGATGAGCATGGGCAGACTTCTCTCAGGACTCCAGAAGAGGGTGGCGTGCTTAAATCTCCAGCTTCCACTGCCAGCTTCATCTTCTCCAGGAGCTCTAAGAAAGTTGTCATTGAAACCTCGGTATCCCCGGAGGCTCAGACGGATCTCAAGAGGAACCTGGTAGCTGAGCTGATGTCCACGTCTCAGAAGAAAACAGGCAAGGTTCCACCGCCTGTGGCCAAAAAGCCAACGCACATTCCAAGCAGCCCGTCGTCACAGGGAGCACCGCTGAGTCCTTTGATGAAGATGGCAGGCCCATTGAATGAGCAGCATGCTGCTTCCCCCACGCAAGGAGAGCAAAGAGGGTCCGAGAGTAGCGTGGCAGCAGACTCCACACCTGCTCCAACGGGGCCGGCAGGGACTGTGCAACTGGCGGGCCAGCAAGCACAACCAAAGGAgggcattgcattaaaaa aaGGCAATCATGAAGCTGGAGTCACAGAGCGGTAA
- the LOC117962699 gene encoding uncharacterized protein KIAA1522 homolog isoform X1, with translation MSETNLGGPLFGEAPDILARVDKDSKVSKKRRTGSISRAFSWLKGKKKKRSSTSSAGSGGGSKKGGHPKSKEQRGDSANQAISKPDDDSQLTVHYKAVQHYQENVFLPGNRPQYLEDLHSEAQEGLKSLQQQENQSGNGLDHGDDQSVKSSRTLQPEDEGMFRDRARSVASESTRADTMSLRSELVRTGSTFKPPQTTKNRPAKEKRSRRTTIMGIPQHVQKELGIEKGRDSKRHKAHKKADVADPAQLVNGAEDVVVVPTIDGEVQQKHHKGARVHLQAIEAMHLSKEEKTDRMLKHHIRTVYKDDSVLDHSVAPRVSPMQRPKSLAVPGMTTHSYNEPHSPVMSMSPQATYLSKIIPNAILPSSVEVIEISRSKSRNSVRTVSKSSLVSASPGSTRSSLRFYNFNNSDLSSSSSSNWSHSQSSETIVSNSSTLSSGGTKTPNGEDKVSHEGKEVHRLAPDKMSINSWMSASSGMPQNANGFMMVKQRGDGRNASPAPSTSSTVEGSDTMSIQSDMSFSRNLSVTKMKRPPAPPRRTYSLHHKNKQRDLQGKAVTESQENQSPISETSSVRSDRLAYSADYSSPDVPRCSAAASPLTAVQMEAREAVLKEQQASSDVSPQKLPFPGNKFERTMSPSSGYSSQSGTPTFSPKGEISYPSSAGRKKAQPVKPERSCSRSSPAASISSSRTSLSSSVSEPVQHETLLAVSPLAQPPANPLPTKLKPASPVPRVSESVPPALAAVEYDEVFVIPPPPKVHAPSPPPPETWMLNKRTFDSLRSSTSQLATSGDDQQQLKKEPAPAQKEETHPVLKTVEPPVQTETLIVKKEVPPVFKKGFKPIQHETQPIVKKEVPPVFKKEYKPACVDSLFIIKKEVLPVFKKQTPPVIKKEVPPEQTETHPILKKETPPVVKKEPPPVQKKETLPVVKKETPPIVQKETPPVFKKETLPIVKSETPPLIKKEVPPVFKETIPVQEIPLVVKKESPPVIKREIQPEVKEDVHPVLKNETPPVQRKEVLPEQNIVQDVEPIPAVQASPSPPPSPPPAHLPPPPPTKKTPSESSASSPPPLPDPEVCQVLPAAEPLWPPPPPSLEEPVLFFTSQEESDFSFPPPPPPVDHISQTSIETLSTVELPAKSAGSEVVPTPPPENSSESTAILVTAVESSETTKPTFLLQRAQEIPAAPPLPTSNDKPKEPVATSGSPSLSITAQPTPQKPPEAPCPPPAPPLVNIKRQQSLINQEVKAKEPLSRTKSTPAPKEEASIPLVTPSLLQMVRLRSVNVGSYQPDEQPKSPVEENKPSPVNGITVSQTVPQKPVRKSLSFKSSPGTSSALPSMKLQEAIRMKTAAMSSKDMPPHSLSRPNLRASFTPTSPPSSDEHGQTSLRTPEEGGVLKSPASTASFIFSRSSKKVVIETSVSPEAQTDLKRNLVAELMSTSQKKTGKVPPPVAKKPTHIPSSPSSQGAPLSPLMKMAGPLNEQHAASPTQGEQRGSESSVAADSTPAPTGPAGTVQLAGQQAQPKEGIALKKGNHEAGVTER, from the exons CAATTTCCAAGCCCGACGATGACAGTCAGCTGACTGTGCACTACAAGGCAGTCCAGCACTACCAGGAGAATGTGTTCCTCCCAGGAAACCGGCCACAGTACCTGGAGGATCTGCACAGCGAGGCCCAGGAGGGGCTCAAGTCCCTGCAGCAGCAAG AAAACCAGAGTGGGAATGGATTGGATCACGGTGACGATCAGAGCGTCAAA TCTTCCAGGACCTTGCAGCCAGAAGATGAAGGCATGTTCCGAGACAGGGCCAGGTCCGTGGCTTCAGAAAGCACTCGGGCAGACACAATGTCACTGCGATCAGAGCTGGTGCGGACAG GCTCAACTTTCAAACCACCCCAGACCACCAAGAACAGACCAGCAAAAGAGAAGAGAAGCAGAAGAACGACAATCATGGGAATACCGCAACACGTCCAGAAAGAACTGG ggaTAGAGAAAGGCAGGGACAGCAAGAGGCACAAAGCACACAAGAAAGCAGATGTTGCAGATCCTGCCCAGCTTGTTAACGGAGCGGAGGACGTTGTGGTTGTGCCTACCATAGACGGAGAGGTCCAGCAGAAACATCACAAGGGAGCCAGGGTCCACCTTCAGGCCATTGAAGCCATGCACCTGTCAAAGGAAGAGAAAACCGATCGGATGCTGAAGCATCACATCCGGACTGTTTATAAGGACGACTCCGTCTTGGATCATAGCGTTGCCCCCAGGGTATCTCCGATGCAAAGACCCAAGTCGCTGGCTGTTCCAGGAATGACCACACACAGCTACAACGAACCACACAGTCCTGTGATGTCCATGTCGCCCCAGGCCACATACTTGTCCAAGATCATCCCCAATGCCATACTGCCTTCTTCTGTGGAGGTCATCGAGATTAGCCGGAGCAAGAGCAGGAACAGCGTTCGCACAGTGAGCAAAAGCAGCCTGGTATCCGCCAGCCCGGGTTCGACCCGCTCCAGCCTCCGCTTTTACAACTTCAACAACAGCGATCtgtcctcctcctccagctccaACTGGAGCCACTCCCAGTCTTCAGAGACCATCGTGTCCAACAGCTCAACCCTCTCCTCTGGAGGGACCAAGACTCCAAATGGAGAAGATAAAGTGTCGCACGAAGGGAAGGAAGTCCACAGGCTGGCTCCTGATAAGATGAGCATCAACAGCTGGATGAGTGCTTCATCGGGGATGCCCCAGAACGCCAACGGTTTCATGATGGTGAAGCAAAGGGGTGATGGGAGAAACGCGTCTCCCGCACCCAGCACGAGTAGCACGGTGGAGGGATCGGACACCATGAGCATCCAGAGCGACATGTCCTTCAGCAGGAACTTATCAGTCACAAAGATGAAGAGGCCACCAGCTCCTCCAAGGAGAACCTACTCCCTGCACCACAAGAACAAACAGAGGGATCTGCAGGGCAAGGCAGTCACAGAGTCTCAGGAAAACCAGTCCCCAATCAGCGAAACTAGCAGCGTCCGCTCGGACAGGCTAGCCTACTCTGCTGACTACAGTTCCCCGGATGTACCTCGGTGTTCAGCGGCCGCAAGCCCACTGACAGCTGTGCAGATGGAGGCTAGAGAGGCCGTGCTGAAGGAGCAGCAGGCCTCCAGTGACGTCTCGCCCCAGAAACTTCCCTTCCCGGGGAACAAATTTGAGAGGACCATGTCGCCATCCAGTGGTTACTCCAGCCAAAGTGGCACCCCGACTTTCTCGCCCAAAGGGGAGATCAGTTACCCTTCCTCGGCAGGAAGGAAGAAAGCCCAGCCGGTGAAACCGGAGAGGTCCTGTTCTCGCTCTTCTCCGGCTGCGTCCATCTCTTCTTCACGGACGTCTTTGTCATCTTCAGTGTCGGAGCCTGTTCAGCACGAGACTCTGCTCGCAGTTTCTCCACTGGCCCAACCACCTGCTAACCCCCTGCCTACGAAGCTAAAACCTGCCTCACCAGTACCCCGGGTGAGTGAATCAGTACCTCCAGCCCTTGCTGCCGTCGAATACGATGAGGTGTTTGTCATACCACCACCCCCGAAAGTACATGCACCTTCCCCTCCTCCCCCGGAAACATGGATGCTTAATAAACGCACCTTTGATTCACTGCGCTCTTCCACTAGTCAGCTCGCTACCTCCGGGGACGACCAACAGCAGCTGAAGAAAGAGCCTGCCCCAGCACAGAAGGAGGAGACCCACCCTGTGCTGAAGACGGTGGAGCCGCCAGTGCAGACGGAGACACTGATTGTCAAAAAGGAGGTGCCACCAGTATTCAAGAAGGGGTTCAAACCAATACAGCATGAAACTCAACCTATAGTCAAAAAGGAGGTGCCACCAGTATTCAAAAAAGAGTATAAACCAGCATGCGTGGATTCTCTGTTTATAATCAAAAAAGAGGTCCTGCCAGTATTCAAGAAGCAGACTCCACCTGTGATAAAGAAGGAGGTGCCACCAGAACAGACGGAAACTCACCCAATACTCAAAAAGGAGACACCGCCTGTAGTCAAGAAAGAGCCTCCACCAGTGCAGAAGAAGGAGACTCTGCCTGTTGTCAAGAAGGAGACTCCCCCTATTGTCCAAAAGGAGACTCCACCAGTCTTCAAGAAGGAAACTCTGCCAATAGTCAAGAGTGAGACTCCACCTCTAATCAAAAAGGAGGTTCCaccagtgtttaaagaaacaaTACCAGTGCAGGAGATCCCACTAGTGGTGAAAAAGGAGAGTCCACCTGTAATCAAGAGAGAGATTCAACCTGAAGTCAAAGAGGATGTTCATCCAGTCCTCAAGAACGAGACTCCACCAGTGCAGAGGAAAGAGGTGCTGCCAGAACAAAACATAGTGCAGGATGTGGAGCCGATACCAGCTGTGCAGGCATCACCTtcacctcctccttctcctccacctgcccacctccctcctcctccacccacCAAGAAGACCCCTTCAGAGTCTTCAGCTTCATCTCCCCCACCCCTTCCGGATCCTGAAGTCTGCCAGGTTTTGCCGGCAGCAGAACCTTTGtggcctcctccacctccttctctgGAGGAGCCTGTGCTCTTCTTCACTTCCCAGGAAGAGTCTGACTTTTCCTTCCCACCACCGCCGCCTCCTGTGGATCACATCTCCCAGACATCAATAGAAACTTTGTCAACGGTGGAGCTACCAGCGAAATCAGCAGGTTCAGAAGTGGTCCCGACCCCACCTCCGGAGAACTCGTCTGAATCCACAGCCATTTTAGTGACTGCAGTAGAGTCTTCTGAAACCACAAAACCAACATTCCTACTACAAAGAGCTCAAGAGATTCCAGCTGCTCCTCCTTTGCCGACGTCCAATGACAAACCCAAAGAGCCTGTTGCAACATCTGGGAGTCCGTCTTTGTCCATCACAGCACAACCCACTCCGCAAAAGCCACCGGAAGCCCCCTGCCCTCCTCCTGCACCACCCCTTGTGAACATCAAAAGGCAACAGAGCCTGATAAACCAGGAGGTTAAGGCTAAAGAGCCACTCTCCAGGACCAAAAGCACACCTGCCCCCAAAGAAGAAGCCAGCATTCCCTTGGTCACACCTTCCCTCCTCCAGATGGTACGGCTCAGATCCGTGAACGTTGGCAGCTACCAGCCAGATGAACAGCCCAAGAGTCCAGTTGAGGAAAATAAGCCAAGTCCGGTGAACGGAATCACCGTAAGTCAGACCGTGCCGCAGAAACCTGTCCGCAAATCTCTGTCATTCAAATCTTCACCTGGAACATCATCAGCTTTGCCTTCGATGAAGCTTCAGGAGGCCATCCGCATGAAGACTGCGGCCATGTCCTCCAAGGACATGCCCCCGCATAGCCTATCGAGACCAAATCTACGTGCATCCTTCACTCCCACATCCCCTCCTAGCAGTGATGAGCATGGGCAGACTTCTCTCAGGACTCCAGAAGAGGGTGGCGTGCTTAAATCTCCAGCTTCCACTGCCAGCTTCATCTTCTCCAGGAGCTCTAAGAAAGTTGTCATTGAAACCTCGGTATCCCCGGAGGCTCAGACGGATCTCAAGAGGAACCTGGTAGCTGAGCTGATGTCCACGTCTCAGAAGAAAACAGGCAAGGTTCCACCGCCTGTGGCCAAAAAGCCAACGCACATTCCAAGCAGCCCGTCGTCACAGGGAGCACCGCTGAGTCCTTTGATGAAGATGGCAGGCCCATTGAATGAGCAGCATGCTGCTTCCCCCACGCAAGGAGAGCAAAGAGGGTCCGAGAGTAGCGTGGCAGCAGACTCCACACCTGCTCCAACGGGGCCGGCAGGGACTGTGCAACTGGCGGGCCAGCAAGCACAACCAAAGGAgggcattgcattaaaaa aaGGCAATCATGAAGCTGGAGTCACAGAGCGGTAA